The following are encoded in a window of Castanea sativa cultivar Marrone di Chiusa Pesio chromosome 5, ASM4071231v1 genomic DNA:
- the LOC142636880 gene encoding BRAP2 RING ZnF UBP domain-containing protein 2, protein MMYLPLRVRSICRLNSGLLHSAMPTTSTTVTDVAGPSNDEVSRQPPAMISGDSTSSSISSLLSSLTQAFPFSSGNPRIEETRGVMHLFRDDAVSSSSSSSSSSTSSDLPVGRKALVCVLGVPNHMTYADFCQFCGSFIHHILEMRIVRNDGMEDRYSILIRFDGQDSTDNFFRHFNGRRFSSLEVEVCRVLFTVDVQYTGSIEHAQASPASSTEQPTCPVCLERLDQEMSGILTTICNHSFHCSCISKWTDSSCPVCRYCQQQPEKSICFVCQTSENLWICVICGFVGCGRYKGGHAIIHWKETQHCYSLELETQRVWDYVGDNYVHRLIQSKTDGKLVELNAHCVHANDGCGSCECIDSGFNEALLNSKVEAIVSEYNELLATQLENQKLYFESLLQDVKEETEREISKAVGTAITQKLQKMQAKLDRCVKEKEILDDLNENLLKNQEIWKAKILEIEEREKKVLKLKDDKIHDLEEQLRDLMVHLEAGQTMEELSLSDEVKDGTVLPIAIESSSSNESKGARNVNNKGRSKG, encoded by the exons ATGATGTATCTCCCGCTAAGGGTACGCTCAATTTGTCGACTAAATTCCGGTCTCTTACATTCAGCCATGCCAACGACTTCCACCACAGTAACAGATGTGGCCGGACCATCAAACGACGAGGTATCGCGGCAGCCTCCAGCGATGATCTCCGGCGACTCCACCTCCTCTTCCATATCGTCCTTACTCTCATCTCTAACACAGGCCTTTCCTTTCTCCTCCGGAAACCCTAGAATCGAAGAGACCCGTGGCGTCATGCACCTCTTTCGCGACGACGCCgtttcctcttcctcctcctcctcatccTCCTCCACCTCCTCCGATCTCCCT GTTGGAAGGAAGGCTCTTGTTTGTGTGTTAGGAGTGCCGAATCACATGACATATGCGGATTTCTGCCAGTTCTGCGGTTCGTTCATTCATCATATCTTAGAGATGCGAATTGTGAG AAATGATGGAATGGAGGATCGGTACAGTATTTTGATTAGGTTTGATGGTCAGGACTCCACCGATAACTTCTTCAGGCATTTCAATGGGAGGCGATTCTCATCCCTAGAG GTAGAGGTTTGCCGTGTGCTTTTCACGGTGGATGTGCAGTATACAGGCTCAATTGAACATGCACAGGCATCCCCTGCAAGCTCAACTGAACAGCCCACTTGTCCAGTCTGTCTTG AGAGATTAGACCAAGAAATGAGTGGAATTCTCACAACTATCTGCAATCATTCTTTTCATTGCTCTTGTATTTCAAAGTGGACAGATTCTTCTTGCCCG GTTTGTCGGTATTGTCAGCAGCAGCCTGAAAAATCCATATGTTTTGTTTGTCAAACTTCTGAGAATCTCTGGATTTGTGTTATCTGTGGCTTTGTTGGCTGTGGGAG GTATAAAGGAGGACATGCCATAATACATTGGAAAGAAACACAACATTGCTATTCTCTTGAATTGGAAACGCAACGTGTGTGGGATTACGTGGGTGACAACTATGTTCACCGACTAATTCAATCCAAAACTGATGGAAAGTTGGTCGAGTTAAATGCCCATTGTGTGCATGCTAATGATGGGTGTGGAAGTTGTGAATGCATAGATTCTGGATTTAATGAAGCCCTTTTGAACAGTAAAGTTGAAGCT ATTGTTAGTGAGTACAATGAATTGCTTGCCACTCAACTTGAGAACCAAAAATTA TATTTTGAGTCCTTACTGCAAGACGTCAAAGAAGAGACTGAAAGGGAAATTTCTAAAGCTGTTGGCACTGCTATCACTCAAAAACTGCAGAAGATGCAGGCCAAGCTAGACAGATGTgttaaagaaaaggaaattctTGATGAT CTTAATGAGAATCTTTTGAAAAATCAGGAGATTTGGAAAGCTAAAATACTTGAGATTGAAGAGAG AGAGAAAAAGGTGTTGAaattaaaagatgataaaattcATGACTTGGAAGAACAG CTTAGAGATCTGATGGTGCACCTAGAAGCTGGACAGACGATGGAGGAGCTATCATTGTCTGATGAAGTGAAGGATGGCACTGTTTTGCCAATAGCAATAGAATCCTCTTCAAGTAATGAGTCTAAGGGGGCCAGGAACGTTAATAACAAGGGAAGGAGCAAAGGATGA